AAGCCCCACGGGCCGCTGCACCCGGCGATGTGGGTGGCCGCCGGCTCGCCGGGCACCTTCACCGAGGCCGGTGAGCTGGGACTGGGCGCCTTCTGCTTCTCGCTGGGCCGCCCCCAGCAGATGGAGCCGCTGGTCACCAACTACAAGAAGGCTGTGGTCAACGCCACGCCGGTGGGCGACTACGTGAACGACAACATCATGGGCGTGACCAACATGCTGTGCATGGAGGACCGCCGCAAGGCGTTCGAGGTCGCGTCCAGCATGGGCATGAACTACTACTCGACGCTCGCCTACCACTGGCTCGACAACGTGCCCCGGCCCAAGACCCTGCCCGAGTGGCCCGAGAAGATCCCGGAGCCGACGCCCGAGCAGGTGGAGCAGCTGTCGGCCGACGGCTTCGTCGTGATCGGTGACCCCGACGACTGCGCCCGCTCGGTGCAGAACTGGGTGGACATGGGCTTCGACCAGCTCACCTTCAGCCCCACCACCAACACGCTGCCGACAGAGGTCGTGGTCGGGTCGATGGAGCTGTTCGGCCACGAGGTCGTCCCGCAGTTCGACACCGACCCGGAGCACTCCACCACGCGCTATCGCCGGCAGGCCGTGGCGAAGCTGTAGCAAGCTGCGGTCATGGGGGGACCCCGCAGCTTCAACCTGGCCGACATCTGGGAGATGGCGGCCGACCTGGTGCCGGCGCGCGAAGCGCTGGTGGTGGGCGACCAGCGTCGCACCTACGCCGAGCTCGAGGACCGGGCCAACCGCCTGGCGCACC
The sequence above is drawn from the Acidimicrobiales bacterium genome and encodes:
- a CDS encoding LLM class flavin-dependent oxidoreductase produces the protein MEFGVFAQLFVPRFERDKDPNAEHLRIFRNVEIAKAADQHGFKYVWCPQHHFLDEYSHMPGPEAFLAFCAAQTERVHLGSAIFNITPAVNKPQRVAENVALLDHLTNNRFEFGTGRGSSTTEVHGFDIADINETKLMWREAINEIPKMWKDAPYSYDGQYFRMPERKVFPKPHGPLHPAMWVAAGSPGTFTEAGELGLGAFCFSLGRPQQMEPLVTNYKKAVVNATPVGDYVNDNIMGVTNMLCMEDRRKAFEVASSMGMNYYSTLAYHWLDNVPRPKTLPEWPEKIPEPTPEQVEQLSADGFVVIGDPDDCARSVQNWVDMGFDQLTFSPTTNTLPTEVVVGSMELFGHEVVPQFDTDPEHSTTRYRRQAVAKL